AAAATGGACTAATCATGGCGATCGCAAACAAGAGGAGCAATATGCTTTCAACCGTAAATACGGCGGTGACCTTAGAAGACCAGCCATTTTTGGTCTGCACAGGTCCAACCATATGCGCTGCAATGGCATTGCCCGCAATAAAACCAATGAGCGCAAGCAATGAGCGGAGCACAACAAATTCCTGAGCACGGGCAATGGCAATACCCAATAAAACAATATTTCCCGTCATGTTGGCTGTCAGCACATGCCCCAGTCCCAGATATCCGATCACATCCACCATTCCGGCAGACATACAGAGAAGCAGCATGGCGTATTTTTGGAGGGTGCTTTGATTCATTCTATCCGTCCTTTCAAAAAAACGTAGCCCTTCCAGTATACAGCCATATCCTATGTGTCTTCAAAATGAAATTCTTAGCGCTGGCTAAGGTGCAGCGAGCCAATCAAACATATTGTTTACCGCTGACTCATGTATTTTCTCGTGAAAATGATGATCCTGCCCGCCATAAGCGTGGAATGTGACGTTTGCACCTCGGCGCTTAAGCCAATGATACATTCGGGTTCCGTGGCTATAATTCACCTGTGTATCTGATGTACCATGCATGATCAGCACCGGACAAGACAGTTTGTTCGCTTTGGATAAGGGAGAACGGGCGAGATAAGCTTCCGGAGCTGCGCGTGGGGAACCACCTAGGACCCGTTTCAATGTGCGCCTCAGGTCGGTTCGCTCCTGGTAAGTGCGTTCCACATCGGAAACACCACTCCAAAGAACCAATTTATGTACTTTATCTGGTCCCTCATTGTAGGCAGTTGCCGTATGTACAGCATTTATGGCCCCACGGGAGAACCCCATTAACGATATTCGAGTCGAGTCGGCAAAAGGTAAACGCTGCATCAACCGGTATGCGGCATGCACATCTTCGACATCTTTCCCGCCATACTCGTCACGACCTTCACCACCTTCGTTGCCACGATAGGATGGGGCGAACACAATATAACCTTTGTGTACAAACTGCTCAAGCCAAACGGTATTTACCCCGCCATAGCTGCCAAGTCCGCCGCGACAATAGATCAGCACCGGCCACTGTTCTTGTGTATGTGCGATATCATGTGTTTTTGCAGCAGGGTAGTAGCTGGCGAGCGGTTGCAGATGTAGAGACTTAAGTGTGGAAGTGAAGTCCGGAAAGGTAGATGAGACAGAGCGGGGATAAGAAGATTCATATGTCGTGATATCACGTAATGAACAACCTCGTGGCAGGAATAAATATGCTTTAACCCGGAGTGTATCGGATGAATACGTCACTTGATAGAGCAGGGAGATCCACCTCTTTTATTAGTAATGAACGGCCCAATGACAGGGATGCTTCTATATGATGCTCGTAAAATCATTTCCCATACCTTCCAGGCTAAATCGCCACCCCGAAGGTGAGAAATTCGTTTATTGGCTTCAGATGATTTATAATGGTTCAGGAGACATGTGGATTGACCGCTTGTCCTCATATTCATAAAACTAACTTTAGTGTGCAGAAAGAAAGGGAGAAAGCCATGATGAACGCTCCACATCCAATCGATCAATTCAAGAAATTTAAATATGAAATTACGAGATTTATGATGATCTATAAATTTGCTCTGGATCAAATGGAGACCAAGATTGAAGTATTGAAGGAAGAATTCCAGTCTCTGCATGATTACAGTCCAATTGAGCATACAAAGTCCAGACTGAAATCTCCTGAGAGCATTATGAACAAGATGTTCCGTAAAAATCATGAGTTAACGTTTGAGAGCATCAAGCAAAATATCAAGGATATCGCCGGGGTACGGATTACATGTTCCTTTATCTCGGACATCTATCGCATTAAGGATATGCTGTGCAACCAGAGTGATCTGCGTGTACTGGAGGTCAAAGACTACATCGAGAATCCGAAGCCAAATGGCTATCAGAGCCTTCACCTTCTGGTGGAAGTGCCTGTATACATGTCCAATGGCGAGGAACGAGCATGTGTGGAGATTCAGATCCGTACAATTGCGATGGATTTCTGGGCGAGTCTGGAGCATAAGATTTTTTATAAATACAATAAGGATGTTCCCGAGCATTTGACGAGAGAGTTAAAGAGTGCGGCAGATTCTGCAAATGCGCTGGATCAACAGATGGAACGACTTCACCGGGAAATTCAGGAGATTAAAGACGCTGAGAACGAACGGGATGAAGAAGAACTGCGCCGTATCATTATTAACAACCAACAGTTCACACTGCCGTCCAACCTGCTCAAGCTGCTGGGAAGCGGGGAGTAGTCCTCGATGAAAAGTACTATAGCTTCATTGAACACGAATTCCACATCCCGTGTACGGATGGCTTTAATTCTGGGGACGCTGTCGGCCTTCGGGCCGTTGTCCCTGGATATGTATTTACCCGCATTACCCACGCTGGCTGATGAGTTCGGTTCATCGACCTCATATGCTCAACTCAGTCTGACGGCGTGTATGATTGGACTTGCGGTGGGGCAGCTGCTTGCCGGACCTCTAAGTGATGTACGTGGTCGGCGAACACCGCTCATTGCAGGACTTGTGCTCTATACTATAGCTTCCATACTCTGCCTGGTCAGCCCTACGATGGGCTCTTTTGTTGTGCTACGGTTCATTCAGGGTGTAGCCGGAGCGGCAGGGATCGTCATCTCACGGGCAATCGTCAGAGACGTATATTCGGGCCCGGAACTGACACGGTTCTTCTCCCTGTTAATGCTGATTAACGGCGTAGCCCCGATTGCAGCACCGATCATTGGTGGACAATTGTTGACATATACGTCATGGCGGGGCGTATTTATTTTGCTTAGCCTCATCGGTATCCTGACACTGTTGGCTGTTATTTTCGGTCTTGGAGAGACATTGCCCTCCAACCGCAGATCAAGCGGGGGATTGAAACAGACGTTGATTACGTTTCGCCAAATCGCAGGCGATCGTCAGTTTATGGGTTATGCGTTGACTCAGGGTTTCGTAGCGGCTGGCATGTTTGCCTACATATCCGGTTCACCGTTTGTGCTTCAGAAAATATACGGGGTATCCCCGCAAATGTTTAGTATGTGTTTTGCCATAAACGGGCTTGGTATTATTCTGGCCAGTCAGGTTGCCGGCAGACTTGCAGGTAAGGTATCTGAAACCCGCCTGTTAATCGCGGGGCTGTTAACCGCGGCGCTGGGAGGAACATCACTGCTCATCGCCATTCTGGCTGAAGGTAATCTAATCTCTGTACTGATTCCATTATTTTTGGTGGTATCCAGTGTCGGGCTGGTCAATACTGCGTCCTTCGCCCTGGCAATGGCCAATCAGGAGAAGTCTGCAGGCAGTGCGTCTGCGCTTATTGGTGTGATGACGTTCCTGTTCGGTGGTATCGTTGCTCCACTCGTAGGTCTCGGAGGAGAAGGCACAGCAGTGCCAATGGGAATCGTTATCGCGTGTGCTGACCTCGGTGCTTTGGTGATTTACTTCCTAATGGTCAGTAGGGGCAGGAAGCGTCAGGCGTTGAGTTAAATGAACCGAATCTGGTTAACAGAACGAAAAAGAGCCTCAATTGGAAGGAATCATGCTTCCAAGCGGGGCTCTTGTTGTAGGCAAGGACAAGTCTAGCAGAGCGCAAACAAAATTTGTGTATTGGACAGAATTCCTGGCGTGAGAAATGGATAGAAGTAGCCCACCACAAAACCAAACAGATTGATGGCGGGCCACATCAGGTACACATCATTGTATGTGAAGACAAGAGACCACCGGTTGTAGCAAAAGTTGGGCAGTGCACGTTCTTCGTTTTCTCGAGGTGCCGCTGCACCCGTCTGTGCAAATTGCACAGCTTGAGTAAGACTTTGCGGCTGTTGCTGGAGGAAGAGCGGAAGCAGACCCGGGCTGCTTTTGATCAGGTTATACAGAAAAATCATCTCTGCCGGAGGCTGACCTACTGGGCGAGGATAGGCACTAAGCAGTGTCGACAGATTGCCTTGTGCCAGTTGCGCAGGCACGCCCGGTGCTGTACCCGGGATTGTCCCCGGAATGCCTCCAGGGATATATGGACCTGATCCTCCGCCTGGAATGAATGGAGGATAGGAGCCTTGACCGCCAGGTGTACCCGGATACGTCTGACCACCCGGTATGCCGCCACCCCCGCCTCCTGGGAACAGTGGAGGCAATTGATAGGAGCGGTCTTCTCCATAACTTATATAAGGGTTATATTCGTAATACATGTACAGAACATCCTTCCTGTCGTCGTATTCTGCATTCAGCATATGGCGGCATTCGCCTATAGGTGAATCCCGTCAAGAAGATTTTATATGATCCACTCGGGACATAATCGAATTGACAACTGGACTGATAACAATTATCATTGTCAATGGACTCGGACAAATGTACATACGGATATTATATGTATCAATAATAGTATCATTTTTTGAACGTAGATATCTGTCACAATCACGCCGACTAACGTTTTCATATTGAAAGGGGATAATAAATTGTTTAAGAGAAATAGAAAGATGATTACACTTTTGATTACGGTGATGGTCATGTCCATCTGGTTAGCAGCATGTGGAGCGAAGCCGGCAGAGAACGACACAACAACCGAGACAGAAACGCAAACAGAAGCGGCTACAGAGCGCACTTTAACAGATGCTATGGGACACAAAGTAACCATCCCCGCTAACCCGGAGCGTGTCATCGCGTCTTATCTGGAAGACAATCTGGTAACACTAGGTGTTAAGCCAGTTGCCCAGTGGTCGGTAGCCAACGGAATTCAGGAATATCTGCAAAAAGATCTGAATGGTATCCCGACGATTGCTTTTGATCTGCCTTTTGAAGCGGTAACAAGCTTTAACCCGGATCTGATTATTATTGGTTCTCAAAGTATGGTTGAAGGAGAAAAATACGAACAGTATAGTAAGATTGCACCTACCTATGTACTTGGTGATGAGATCAATAGTGACTGGCGCAAAACACTGTTAAAAATCGGGGAAGTATTGAATAAGAGTGCTGAAGCCCAAAAAGCGCTGGATGATTACGAAGTTAAAGCTACAGAAATCAAGGAAAAGATCAACAACGTTACAGGTGGAACAAAATCAGCAGCGGCCATTTGGTTGGTTAGCGGCAAGTTCTTTATTGTAAGTGACAATGTATCAAGTGGAGAAGTAATGTACAAAGAGCTTGGACTTCAAGAGCCTGAAGTTGTAAAAGAAATCTCTGCCAATGCAACAGGTAACTGGTCATCCATCTCTTTGGAGAAGCTGGCGGAAATGGATGTCGACTACTTGTTCTTTGTGAATAGTGATGAAGGTACTGGGGCGGAAGCACTGAAAGATCCAGTGTGGCAAAGTATCCCGGCTGTGAAAAATGGCAACTTGTTTGAATTCACTAGGTCCAGCAGCTGGTTGTACAGTGGAGTTCAAGCGAACCTCCAAATTATGGAGGACATTCAGAACAGCATTGTTAAATAAGAATTCGTCGATATGAAAAAGCATGTTCCTACTTCCTGGTGCAATAGGCACCAGGGAGTTTTTTTGTTAATTCAGCATTTTACGTTATATAATAAATATGAGTGTGTGATCGTGTCTTGAAGTGAAATGGACACTTTTTACACGAGCAGGGAAGGGGATATTACATATGTATTCATTGGATCCACGTGAAATAACGGGAAGAGACAACTATAAACTGATGAGTGGTTCGGTGGTACCACGTCCTATTGCTTTTGTGACGACACGTTCAGATGAGAATGATGTGATCAATGCAGCGCCTTTCAGTTTCTTCAATGTGGTTAGTTCGGACCCACCGCTGTTATCCATATCCGTTGCACGTAAAGACGGCATGATGAAAGATACTGCACGTAATGTACTTGCTCATAAAGAGCTGGTCGTGCATATATGTGATGAAGCAATCATAGCAGAAGTAAATGAGACAGCAGCTATCCTTGAACCCCATGAAAGTGAGCTTGAGCGGACGAAACTGACTACAGTGCCAAGTACAAAGGTCGCCGTGCCAGGAATAAAGGAAGCACTAATTCGGATGGAGTGTGAGCTGTATCAGCACATTCCCATTACCAACGATGATGGCAAACCGATGAGTGATCTGTTGCTGGTACGCATAGTGCAGTATCATTTCAGAGAAGAGGTCTATAATCCGGACAAGGGGTACATCCTGATGGATCATTTGAAACCAGTCAGCCGACTTGCGGGTAATGATTATGCCAAGCTCGGAGAGAGATTCACCATAATTCGGCCTGAATAGTTATGAAAGATCCTATATGTAATTTGTGAAAGGGTTTAACCCTGTAGATAAAGGCGGACAACACATGCGAAACTCGCATAGGTTGTCCGCCTTTCGTTGTGATATGAACATAAACGGGACAGGGAGTGAATAGACTTGTACTATATCCTGCACATTTCTATATGAACCTATTTGATATACAGGTTGATTAAAAAGCACACTTTTGATTACGAAGGACAAGACTATATAGGGAGGTTAAGCCGATGAATCAGCTTGAGGAAACTACAGGGGCAAGTATTATGGGTATAGGAACGGCGTGGCCAGCCCACCGTATTGAGCAAAAGGATGTGTCTGCCCGTCTCGCACAGGCGCTGGAGCATGAGCCGGATGCGAGAAGATGGGCGAAACGAATCTTTAATCAGTGCGGTGTAGAGACTCGGTATACGTGTGAACCGAATCTGCTTGAGCCTGTGGATTCTTGCCGATATTTACCTTTCACTAGTAGGGAGGAAGTTCCGACTACATCCGAGCGTATGGGCAAATACAAAGCTGCTGCTGTTCCCCTTGGTCTGGAGGCGGCCGAACAGGCGCTTCAGGATGCAGACGTATCCTCCTCGGAAATTACACATCTCATTACGGTGAGTTGCACGGGGCAATTCCTGCCCGGACTTGATGTTCGGCTGATCCAGCAGCTTGAACTGTCACCGCAGATCAACCGGATTCCCCTGGTGTTTCAAGGATGTGCAGCGGGTCTGAAGGCGATACAACTGGCGAATTCCATTGTAACGACAGATCAGAAGGCTACGGTTCTCATTGTGTGTGTGGAGCTGTGCACTCTTCATTTTCAGCCATCTGCCAAACGGGACGACCTGTATGCTGCATCGTTCTTTGGTGATGGTGCCTCTGCCTGTGTTATTGGTGCGTCTGGGACAGACCGCAATGAATGTTTTCGACTAGGCCGTGGATACTCAACGCTGCTCCCGGATTGTACAGAAGAAATGATCTGGGAAGTGGGCAATACAGGCTTTGACCTCTACCTGTCACCACAGATTCCGAAGCTGCTTGGTTTGCATCTCGGGCCAGAGGTTGAGCGGCTGCTTGAAGGGGGCAGTCTACCTGAAATATGGGCGATCCATCCGGGAGGCAGAGGCATCGTGGATGCCGTTCAGAAGTTGTATCAGTTGACAGATGAGCAGGTCTCATACAGTCGTAACATCCTGCGGGATTATGGCAACCTATCGTCTGTGACGATTCTCTTTGTACTTCAAGCCATCCGCGAGGATTACAGACAGAAAGAAGATCATTCGAGTGGAATAGCGCTTGCCTTTGGACCTGGACTGACCGCAGAATTACTTCCTTTTACATACATTCCTGTCCCCATGGCGAACAGAACGCCTGTTAAGCATGGCATCCATTAGTTCGCGAATCCGAGTGAAGGAGACATGCACCGCAAGTGGTCGGATGTGCGTACGATCTTACCGATGAACGTAATCGAATGACTAATCTGATCGCAGAGGAGCTTAGGTATGGCTTATCGCAGACTTGCTGCCTTCATCAGCCGATATCCACGGTTCATTATTCTCTGCTGGGTATTTATCATCGGGATGTCAGCGGTCTGGGCGTGGAGATTGCCTGACATTGTCCAGGACCACGGATTGAAATGGGTTCACGGGGATGCGCAAGCGGTTGAGCTTGTTCTGGAGGATGAATTCGCTTCTCCTGCTAATCCGGTTATTCTGGTTTTTGAGAAAAAGGAAAGTACCTCGCCGTTAGAGTTCCGTCAGTGGATCAGGGAACGTCTGACACAGGTTCAAGTGTTGCCTGCCGTAACCTCTATCACGTTCCCTCCGGATGCTAGCGAAAATCTGACGCTGCAAGATCACAGGGCATATGCCCTTGTGAAGATGGATGTGCCCCCGCATCAGATGGGTCCTCCGATTGAGCAGTTGCGCGCCGTGCTGGCTACAGACGGTCCGGGTACGGTCCAACTGACCGGCAAGGCCGTCGTACAACAGGATGTGAATCATCTGAGCTTTCGTGACCTGGAACGGGCAGAGATGGTGGGGCTGCCGATTGCCCTAATCGTTCTGTGCTTCGCTTTCAGGGGTCTATATGCCGCATTGATTGCTGTTATGATGGGCATCAGTGCTGTGATTACCGCTATGGGAGCCACAACGCTCCTTGGTTATCATCTGGAACTGTCCAACTTCATCATCAACGTCATTCCCATGGTGGGTATGGCACTCAGTATAGATTTTGCCCTGATCATTCTGAGCAGGTACAGGGAAGAAGTTCAGCGGGACTACGAAGATGAAGGCAAAGCTAACGTTACGGGCAGCAGCCTGGATATGCAGAGCGAGGTTTTGCGAAGCGAGATTCTTCAGCGAACATTACGTACAGCAGGCAGAGCAGTGTTGTTCTCGGCAGCTTGCGTACTCCTTGGGCTGCTGGGTCTACTCTGGATCAGGCTGCCGATGTTTCTGAGTGTCTCCTTGGGGGCAGTCATTGTTCTGCTCCTATCGCTACTGTTAAATGTTACGCTGCTGCCAGCACTACTGTCACTGTCTGCGGATCGGGTCTTCAGGCAAAATTCAGTACATTTGTTACCTCGAGGCTCAGTGTGGCACAGATGGTCAGCAATGGTCATGAAACGACCAGTCAGCATGGCAATCGGAGGTACGGTTATGCTGCTCACGTGTGTCTATCCAGTGACCCGGCTGGAACTGTCCGTCCCGGATGCCTCTTCACTGCCAGCCAGAATGGAGTCCCGCCAGGCAGCAGAGCTGTTGCAGCATGATTATGGTCAAAAAAATACCTCCACCATCGAGATCGTGATTGGCGGACAGCAGGAACGGTTGACTGCCTCACACTGGCAGATGGCCCACAACAAAGCACGTCAATTACTCCAGGACTCGGACGTATTGAGCATTGTTTCACCATGGGGCCTATTACAGCCG
The window above is part of the Paenibacillus sp. 1781tsa1 genome. Proteins encoded here:
- a CDS encoding MMPL family transporter, yielding MAYRRLAAFISRYPRFIILCWVFIIGMSAVWAWRLPDIVQDHGLKWVHGDAQAVELVLEDEFASPANPVILVFEKKESTSPLEFRQWIRERLTQVQVLPAVTSITFPPDASENLTLQDHRAYALVKMDVPPHQMGPPIEQLRAVLATDGPGTVQLTGKAVVQQDVNHLSFRDLERAEMVGLPIALIVLCFAFRGLYAALIAVMMGISAVITAMGATTLLGYHLELSNFIINVIPMVGMALSIDFALIILSRYREEVQRDYEDEGKANVTGSSLDMQSEVLRSEILQRTLRTAGRAVLFSAACVLLGLLGLLWIRLPMFLSVSLGAVIVLLLSLLLNVTLLPALLSLSADRVFRQNSVHLLPRGSVWHRWSAMVMKRPVSMAIGGTVMLLTCVYPVTRLELSVPDASSLPARMESRQAAELLQHDYGQKNTSTIEIVIGGQQERLTASHWQMAHNKARQLLQDSDVLSIVSPWGLLQPEQNGSQSLFRIPPSSLTSAIEGKESTRMAWLRSTVSDHSIRLVATVHGEPGSEQVADWLERMRNNDHALGSNNVKLRYGGEAAKQVEIMQEVTNQLPKVLVFVVVSNYLVLLAAFRSLLIPIKAIVMNLLSLAASFGILVWVFNEGHLGMEQSAIAIMIPVFIAGLVFGISMDYGVFMLSRIQEVYRQTGDSDVAVQQGLASTGRLVTSAAAILLAVTVPFAFAEVAGVRQLGIGITAAVLIDVTLIRLILVPALMRLMGRWNWWLPGQIK
- a CDS encoding iron-hydroxamate ABC transporter substrate-binding protein is translated as MITLLITVMVMSIWLAACGAKPAENDTTTETETQTEAATERTLTDAMGHKVTIPANPERVIASYLEDNLVTLGVKPVAQWSVANGIQEYLQKDLNGIPTIAFDLPFEAVTSFNPDLIIIGSQSMVEGEKYEQYSKIAPTYVLGDEINSDWRKTLLKIGEVLNKSAEAQKALDDYEVKATEIKEKINNVTGGTKSAAAIWLVSGKFFIVSDNVSSGEVMYKELGLQEPEVVKEISANATGNWSSISLEKLAEMDVDYLFFVNSDEGTGAEALKDPVWQSIPAVKNGNLFEFTRSSSWLYSGVQANLQIMEDIQNSIVK
- a CDS encoding type III polyketide synthase; translation: MNQLEETTGASIMGIGTAWPAHRIEQKDVSARLAQALEHEPDARRWAKRIFNQCGVETRYTCEPNLLEPVDSCRYLPFTSREEVPTTSERMGKYKAAAVPLGLEAAEQALQDADVSSSEITHLITVSCTGQFLPGLDVRLIQQLELSPQINRIPLVFQGCAAGLKAIQLANSIVTTDQKATVLIVCVELCTLHFQPSAKRDDLYAASFFGDGASACVIGASGTDRNECFRLGRGYSTLLPDCTEEMIWEVGNTGFDLYLSPQIPKLLGLHLGPEVERLLEGGSLPEIWAIHPGGRGIVDAVQKLYQLTDEQVSYSRNILRDYGNLSSVTILFVLQAIREDYRQKEDHSSGIALAFGPGLTAELLPFTYIPVPMANRTPVKHGIH
- a CDS encoding flavin reductase family protein, with protein sequence MYSLDPREITGRDNYKLMSGSVVPRPIAFVTTRSDENDVINAAPFSFFNVVSSDPPLLSISVARKDGMMKDTARNVLAHKELVVHICDEAIIAEVNETAAILEPHESELERTKLTTVPSTKVAVPGIKEALIRMECELYQHIPITNDDGKPMSDLLLVRIVQYHFREEVYNPDKGYILMDHLKPVSRLAGNDYAKLGERFTIIRPE
- a CDS encoding GTP pyrophosphokinase family protein produces the protein MNAPHPIDQFKKFKYEITRFMMIYKFALDQMETKIEVLKEEFQSLHDYSPIEHTKSRLKSPESIMNKMFRKNHELTFESIKQNIKDIAGVRITCSFISDIYRIKDMLCNQSDLRVLEVKDYIENPKPNGYQSLHLLVEVPVYMSNGEERACVEIQIRTIAMDFWASLEHKIFYKYNKDVPEHLTRELKSAADSANALDQQMERLHREIQEIKDAENERDEEELRRIIINNQQFTLPSNLLKLLGSGE
- a CDS encoding prolyl oligopeptidase family serine peptidase → MLIYCRGGLGSYGGVNTVWLEQFVHKGYIVFAPSYRGNEGGEGRDEYGGKDVEDVHAAYRLMQRLPFADSTRISLMGFSRGAINAVHTATAYNEGPDKVHKLVLWSGVSDVERTYQERTDLRRTLKRVLGGSPRAAPEAYLARSPLSKANKLSCPVLIMHGTSDTQVNYSHGTRMYHWLKRRGANVTFHAYGGQDHHFHEKIHESAVNNMFDWLAAP
- a CDS encoding multidrug effflux MFS transporter, with protein sequence MKSTIASLNTNSTSRVRMALILGTLSAFGPLSLDMYLPALPTLADEFGSSTSYAQLSLTACMIGLAVGQLLAGPLSDVRGRRTPLIAGLVLYTIASILCLVSPTMGSFVVLRFIQGVAGAAGIVISRAIVRDVYSGPELTRFFSLLMLINGVAPIAAPIIGGQLLTYTSWRGVFILLSLIGILTLLAVIFGLGETLPSNRRSSGGLKQTLITFRQIAGDRQFMGYALTQGFVAAGMFAYISGSPFVLQKIYGVSPQMFSMCFAINGLGIILASQVAGRLAGKVSETRLLIAGLLTAALGGTSLLIAILAEGNLISVLIPLFLVVSSVGLVNTASFALAMANQEKSAGSASALIGVMTFLFGGIVAPLVGLGGEGTAVPMGIVIACADLGALVIYFLMVSRGRKRQALS